One genomic window of Brevundimonas vesicularis includes the following:
- a CDS encoding DUF1810 domain-containing protein gives MTTALDRFVLAQDPVIETAMAELAAGRKTSHWMWFVFPQARSLGQSSTAAFYGIGSLKEAEAYLAHSVLGERLARATRTATTAPAASVHQLFGSPDDLKFRSSMTLFAAVAADPTVFDAALARWGLSPDPLTAGLVSTAKTGPDRL, from the coding sequence ATGACCACAGCACTCGACCGTTTCGTCCTAGCTCAAGACCCCGTGATCGAAACGGCGATGGCCGAGCTCGCGGCGGGTCGCAAGACAAGCCACTGGATGTGGTTTGTCTTCCCCCAGGCCCGGTCGCTGGGACAGTCTTCGACAGCCGCCTTCTATGGCATTGGGTCGCTCAAGGAGGCCGAGGCCTACCTGGCTCATTCGGTTCTAGGGGAGCGGCTTGCCCGCGCCACCCGGACTGCGACCACGGCGCCGGCGGCGTCGGTGCATCAGCTGTTCGGATCGCCCGATGATCTCAAGTTCCGCTCATCGATGACCCTGTTCGCCGCCGTGGCGGCCGATCCAACCGTGTTCGACGCGGCGCTCGCACGTTGGGGCCTTTCGCCTGATCCGTTGACCGCAGGCCTTGTGTCGACCGCCAAGACGGGACCGGATCGTCTTTAA
- a CDS encoding SOS response-associated peptidase family protein, giving the protein MRSTVGNLAPGDIYPDYPAPIVRWAGAECILASARWGMPSSKKMIFDNATKRADKLRAKGGAVDFQKILEFEPDSGTTNVRNTNSSHWRPHLSPASRCLIPFTAFSEPGRDAAGKYRPVWFKLAVDEPEPLAFFAGIHVQAHTSVRKIKTGMETIDVFAFLTTDPNAEVGAVHPKAMPVILTQPNEIEAWMTAPWETAKALQRPLPDGALSVIDA; this is encoded by the coding sequence ATGCGGTCGACCGTCGGTAACCTCGCGCCGGGCGATATCTATCCCGACTATCCGGCGCCGATCGTGCGCTGGGCGGGCGCAGAGTGCATCCTTGCATCCGCGCGCTGGGGCATGCCGTCGTCCAAGAAGATGATCTTTGACAATGCGACGAAGCGCGCCGACAAGCTGCGCGCCAAAGGCGGTGCGGTCGACTTCCAGAAAATCCTGGAGTTCGAACCCGACAGCGGCACGACCAACGTCCGCAACACCAACTCGAGCCATTGGCGCCCACATCTGTCGCCGGCGTCGCGCTGCCTGATCCCCTTCACGGCCTTCAGCGAACCGGGCCGGGACGCGGCCGGAAAATACCGACCCGTCTGGTTCAAGCTCGCGGTAGACGAACCCGAGCCGCTCGCCTTCTTCGCCGGCATTCACGTTCAGGCCCACACAAGCGTGCGCAAGATCAAGACCGGCATGGAGACGATCGACGTTTTCGCCTTCCTGACGACCGACCCTAACGCCGAGGTCGGCGCGGTTCACCCCAAGGCCATGCCAGTGATCCTGACGCAGCCCAACGAGATCGAAGCCTGGATGACGGCGCCGTGGGAAACGGCCAAGGCGCTTCAGCGCCCGCTGCCCGACGGCGCTCTGTCAGTTATCGACGCCTGA